The genome window TGCTGCGGCAAAGTATGGCTTCCGCACGTAATTTGGCAATTTCCTCAGCTTCCGCGTTACTTGTAAGTTTTTCTCCATACAGAAAAACTTCACCAATGCCATGGATGGGGTCAACCTGCGCACTTCCTTTTATCCCGTTATCGGCGCGATAATGCTGGTAATCCATGGTAGTCAATTGTAAAGGCACGGATCAGGTTTCAAGCGTCAGTTCCAGAAGAAGGTTTTTTGAGCCGGGGGCGGCATCCAAGGTCGGGCTGGTACTGCAATTCCCAAGTATGCGCAGTATGTGCGGTATTTACATCGCTAAAAACTATCTTTTTGCATATGCCGCCACTAATATTTTCGGCCTGATACCACCAATAAATACCCAGCCGCTCGGCCCAGCGCGTTATGAAACCCAGATAACTTTCCTGATATTGACATATATAAGGCAACGCTGGAAACTCATGCCCATCACTATACCTCCCATTATTTTTAAGTTTGACTTCATAGCCGGCGTTCGGACCGGTGCTGTCCGTAATTCAGTCTGAAATTCTCCGGCCTCTTTACGCACTCGCAACTATCAAGCCACGACATAAAGATTGTCCGATTTTACGAAAACTCAATATCAGATAAACGCAATTTATTATCAAAAAACGAAAATAACACAAAATATTTTCAGTTTTAGTTAGTCAAATATTGAGCAGGGGACTGCCCGCGGCTTAAAGCGCTAAAGAATGAGAGAATCAAATTGGCAACTGATTAGGCAATGCATAAACCGGTTATCGTCGATTCCGTGCAAAACACGGCAAAAGCCCATCACCGAACGGTTTTATGCCATGGGAAGGTTGATATCCCTCCGTCGTCGGTTTTATAGGAAGTCAAGTACTGCAGGAGTCTTTTGTCGTACCGTATCGCACCTTTGCAGGCTGGGAACAGAAGCTCTATCGGTAATCTCAGCAGTTTTGCGCGCGCGCCAGGGTTTCGGAAGGGCGCTCGCCAAAACGCACGTAATAGTCGCGCCCAAATACGCCCATATGCGTAAAGCCGCAAGACAGCGCAATGCCTGTTACCCTGTCGCAGGAAGTAGCCAGCTTCAGACGGTTATGGGCGAGCGTAAGCCGCTGCTCGCGTATCCACTGCGTGGGCGTGCAGCCAAAGCGGCGCTGAAAGCCGTATTGCAAACTACGTGCAGACAGACCGCTGATGTGTTCCAGTTCAGAAAGTGCCAACGGTTTATCCAGATTTGCCTGTATATAGTTGCAAACCTGTTCCAGGTTTCGTTGATCGACTTTTTTGTTGCTCTTACTGTTATCGATCAGAAAGAGCTCGGGCAACAACATCATCGCAAATGTTCGATAGAGCGTATCATCCAGCCCCAAAAGCGCCAATGCTTGCGGCTGGTCTTGCAGCAGATCTATCTGAGCAAAGTATGAACGCAGCAGTTTATCGAATGATATCCCTGCTGCTCGTAGCGGTACTTCCCTGTCTTGTTCATGGGCGGAATTTACAAACTTGCGCGTGCTTTCCAAGCCGGTCATTGCGCGAAGCGTATGTTCCAAACGTGACTTTTGTACGTCAAAATACACGCCGGCGTATCCATCGCCCGTTACAGTTTCGCTCCGCCCGCTGGAAAGAAGAAATGCAGTGTGGCCAGTCCGCTGGTAGTACTTGCGTTTATTTGCAGTAACGCAGCATTGTCCGGAAGTTGGAATGCCTAATGAGGTAAAAGGAAGCCTGTCCCCCTTCACCAGGAAAGGAGTAAGAGCACCTGCGAGAATGTGCATTTCACCTATGTTGATTGCCGTGGTTTTATGATGTATTTCAGCGGATAGAGGTGCTATGTCATAGTCGCCTGAAAATCCAAGACTGATGCTTTCTGCGGCCGAATCGAGAGATAAACCGCTCAGCGAGTTTCTGTCGCCAAAAGGCAATGCGGACAATTTTTTTGCTTTAGTCTTCATACATAAACCAGGCTTCTTGCAGAGCCAGGTACCGGCTGGGAGGCTGTCCGGGAACTCTACAACTAAAACTTTACATACATACATTCACTCGGACGGCGTTTTTTGATGAAATCTGCAATTCATTATCCGCCACAGTGGAGCAATTATAAACCCTGCGCAAGTCGATTCCTGCAATGGTTTCTTGCCGGCGCACGGGGCCAAGGCAGTCCGTCCGAATTACCCTTATAAAAATGTTGTCATAGGGTAATGAAGAGGTTGGCGGCCTTAGGTCCGCAGGTTGAACAGCAACAGCCAATCTTGCCGCTTTCGCTAGCATGGCCATCAGCCATGAAGGCAGTCCCGGCTTCGCGCCGCACCAGCAGCGGTATGCCGCCGTTACAAACGCTTTTGGCAAGGGCGTTGCACAGTGATCCGATAGCGCACCGCCTTAAACTCGTAATCGAAGCTGGTTTGTTCAGATAGACAACTAGCAAATCTACAACTCTCGGTTTTTGAGCCTGAGCGATTTCAGCGCTTTCCAAAAGTAGTTTTCGTGCGATTATGGAAAAACTCGACATTGCCGTCCGTAAATAAAAGCAATATCCGATAAACGAAAACCACTATCCAGAAAACGAAAAACGCAAAAATAATTAAGTTTTTTCCTAAAAAACTAATATTCACGAGCGAACAAATTCACAGTTCTGGTGTAGACTCCAGAAACTAATCCACGGGGGTATTCATGAGCGACGAAAAGAAATTGACCACCAACGCCGGATGTCCGGTTGCTCACAACCAGAACATCATGACCGCCGGGCCACGCGGCCCCCAACTGTTGCAGGACGTCTGGTTTCTGGAAAAACTCGCGCACTTTGACCGGGAAGTTATTCCCGAGCGGCGTATGCACGCCAAAGGTTCCGGCGCATACGGCGCCTTCACTGTGACCCACGACATCAGCCAATACACGCGAGCCAGGATTTTCTCTCAAATCGGCAAGAAAACGGATTTGTTTGCGCGATTCACCACCGTGGCCGGTGAACGCGGCGCAGCGGATGCCGAACGCGATATTCGCGGTTTTTCGGTGAAGTTCTATACCGAAGAAGGTAACTGGGATCTGGTCGGCAACAACACGCCGGTATTCTTTCTGCGCGATCCGTTGAAATTCCCCGATCTGAACCATGCGGTGAAACGCGACCCGCGCACCAATATGCGCAGCGCGAAAAACAACTGGGATTTTTGGACCTCGCTGCCGGAAGCCCTGCATCAAGTCACCATCGTCATGAGTGACCGGGGCATTCCCGCCAGCTACCGCCACATGCACGGCTTTGGCAGCCATACATTCAGTTTCCTCAATGCCAGAAACGAGCGTCACTGGGTAAAGTTCCATCTGAAATCGCAACAGGGCATACGCAACCTGACCGATGCCGAGGCTGAAGCTCTCATCGGCAAGGATCGTGAAAGCCATCAGCGCGACCTGTTTGAAAGTATAGAACAGGGCGACTTTCCGAGATGGACGCTGTATGTACAGATCATGCCGGAAAAAGATGCATCCAAGGCACCCTACCACCCGTTTGATCTTACCAAGATATGGCCGCACAAGGATTACCCGTTGATAGAGGTGGGGGTTATGGAACTGAACCGCAATCCGGAAAACTTTTTCGCGGAAGTGGAACAATCGGCATTTAATCCTGCGAACATTGTACCTGGCATCGGCTTCTCGCCCGACAAAATGCTGCAAGGGCGGCTCTTCGCCTACGGCGATGCCCAGCGCTACCGTTTGGGTGTGAATCACCACCTCATTCCTGTCAATGCTCCGCGCTGCCCGGCACACAGCTACCATCGCGACGGGGCCATGCGTGTGGACGGCAACCATGGCGGCACGCTGGGCTATGAACCGAACAGCTATGGGGAGTGGCGGGAGCAGCCGGATTTTGCCGAGCCGCCTATGGCCCTGGAAGGCACGGCTGATCACTGGAACCATCGCGAAGACTCGGATTACTACGCTCAGCCCGGAGCGTTGTTCCGTTTGATGACGCCGTCGCAGCAACAGGTTTTATTCGAGAACACTGCGCGCTCTATCGGCGATGCGCCGCGTGAAATTCAGTTTCGCCATATCGGCAACTGCCAGAAAGCTGATCCGACATACGGCAAGGGCGTTGCTGATGCTTTGGGTATTGCATTGAGCGAGATATCAGCCTGAGCGAAATAGATGAGTTGGCTCACAGGCGTTCAGAGACCGGCCCCAAGCGCAGTCGAAAAGCCGGAGTTACAAACACGGATGATAACTGTATCGGTATACCACCCGAGGAAAGGAACCGTGTTTCCACATCAAACCTTGCAGTGCAAGGGCAATGTGAACTCCAATGTAATTTTCCGCGTCAGTTAACCAGCGGCGCTCGGTGAGGGGAAAAGATGAAACCACGAATTATCGATTTTATACTCGGCGGGCTCAAAATACAAGTGCAACACTATGATAAGGTGTTGCAATGGAAAAGAAATATAATCACTTAAGTGCAGAGGATCGTGCCGCGATCATGTTGATGAAGTCAGATGGACATAGCCTGAGGGCGATGGCTTTGAGATTACAGCGATCTCCGTCAACGATCAGTCGCGAATTGTTACGCAATCCAGTCAAGTCTGGTAGCTATTGCGCAGGTACGGCGGGGATACGAGCGAGGCAGTTACGCCATATGGCTCGAAAGCCGCGCAAATTATTACCGGATAGCCTGCTTTTTGGCGTAGTCGATTACTTTCTGCATGAAGGTTGGTCGCCTGAACAGATTTCTGGCACACTCAAGCGCGTGTATGCAGAGCAGGGAGCCCTTACGGTGTCACATGAAACGATATACACCGCACTGTATGCCTTCCCACGCGGTGAATTACGCAGCGAACTGTTGAGCTGTTTGCGGCAATCTCACACGGGCAGACGTCCTCGCGCCAGAGGAACCGATCGGCGTGGTCAGATACCTGATATGAACAGCTTGCATGTACGTCCACCGGAGATTGAAGACCGGCTGGTTCCAGGGCATTGGGAAGGTGATCTGATCAAGGGGTCAGGCAATCGTTCTTCGGTAGGCACGCTGGTCGAGCGTAGCAGCCGCCTTGTGATGCTGGCGGCTATGACGTCCGGCACGGCTGAAGCCGCACTGGAAGGCTTCAGTAACGCATTGAACCGTGTCCATGAGCCGATGCGCAAAACCATGACCTATGATCAAGGTAAGGAAATGAGCTGCCATAAAACGCTCAGTGAGCGAGCGGGCATCACCATCTACTTTGCCGACCCTCATAGCCCTTGGCAACGCGGAAGTAACGAGAACACCAATGGACTACTGCGCCAGTATTTACCCAAAGGAACCGATTTGTCGACCTACTCGCAGGAGCAACTGGATGAAATCGCATACAGACTGAACACGAGACCGAGAAAAATTCTCGGGTTTAGAACCCCCTTGGAAGTTTATGCCGAATTCCTGCATAATTGCCAAAAGGATGAGGCTATGTGCGAATCAACAACCGTTGCACTTGGAATTTGAAACCGCCCTCATAACAGGAATATTAGCAATGGCCTCAACGCCCGCAGCCAATGCATCCAGAGGAGATTTTCAAATTGTTTATCAAGGTCGGACAGTTGATGATTTAGTGATAAATTACATGCAAAGAAACCATATTCCAGGCCTATCGCTCGCGATCGTCCAGGCGCCTTATATACCCAGAGTCGTTGCTTACGGCTTAGCCGATACTTCAGCAAAAACACTTATATCCAGCAACACAGTGTTTAATGTGGGCCAAATTACCAATGCCTACACAGCCGTCGCCGTCATGCAACTCAAGGAAGAAGGAAAGCTGGGATTGGAAGATCCTGTAACAAAATACCTGCCCAATGCCTCAAAGGAGTGGAACAGCATTAAGATTCGTCATTTGTTGACGCACTCATCGGGCCTGCCTTCCTATAACGAAGCGTCCGGCTTTGATTATAGTCAGGATTACAACCTTGACTCTATTATCGATATGGTTAAAAAGATTCCGGCGCGTTTCAAAGCCGGCCACGATACGTACAATAGCGCTACGGATTTTTATTTATTAGGCGCGATCATTGAAAAATCGAGTGGCGTCTCTTACCAGGAATACATCACAAAAAATCAAATTGAGCGCGCAGGTTTAAAATATACCTTCTTCCCATCCAGCCTCGAATCGGTTAAAAATGAGTTGCATAACGGAAGCCAGCCTTTTCTGCACGCGGAGTTCAAGCAGAATCCGGTTTTCATTAACCCGGCCGAACCGGCCGTGGGTTATCGTGACGCAAATAACGGTTGGACGGCTGTAAAACCAAATAAGCAATCAGCCACTTTTGCAGATTCAGGAATAATGGCGTCCGCTCAGGATATCAGTATATGGGATATTGCATTAGCCGGAGAGATTCTGGTTAAAAATCCGGAGAATCGTGAATTTCTATACCGCTCAGTCAAACTGGATAATGGCAAAATCAGCCCGGGGAATGCCGGCTGGCAATTTCCGGGGCATCCTGGTTTGATGTATATCAAAGGTAATATTCCCGGCTTTTCGACTTTCCTAAGCCGGTTTACAGCGCCAACGGAATTACTCTGCGTAACCTTGTTGGCCAACAAGGACAATATTCGTGACCTGGATGTGTTGGCGCGTCAAATTGCAGGCGCTTACGATCAAAAACTGGCAGCGCCTGCAGGATCGGCATGGGTAGTATCCCGCGAAAGTCCCTATACTGTAAATGAAACGCTTGATCGGGTAAGTAAAGTGCTCGAAGCAAAGGGCGCCAAAGTATTCGCCCGTATCGATCACGGCGCCAATGCAGCCGGAGCAGGAAAAGCCATGAAGCCGAAGCAGGTATTAATCGTCGGTAATCCTGCTGTGGGAACAGACTTGATTATTGCCAAACCAACAGTGGCAATTGATTTACCTTTACGCATTATGGCGTGGGAAGACGATACCGGCCAAGTATGGGCCAGCTTCACTGATCCGGTCGAACTTGGCAAGCAATATCATATAGAAGGACAAGAACAAGTATTAAACAATATGTATCAAGCCGTATATGCAGCTGTAGATAAAGCAACTACAGCCTATTAATTATCGTCTTCAGTGTCAGCCTGCGATCATTTGCAGGATGACGCATGGTTTTTATCATAACTGTTCGCTTTTGCTACGACACAAACGCAAAAGATACTACCTGTCACAATCAACGGAGGAAAATCCACAATGGGCACTTTGAACACGATTATCACCAAAGACGGCACGGAAATTTATTACAAGGATTGGGGATCCGGACAGCCCGTCGTCTTCAGCCACGGCTGGCCGCTCAACGCCGATGCCTGGGAAAAGCAGATGGTCTATCTGGCATCCAACGGCTATCGCTGCATCGCGCATGATCGCCGCGGTCACGGGCGCTCAAGCCAGTCATGGAAAGGCAATGAAATGGATACTTACGCCGACGATCTGTCGGAACTTATCGAAGTGCTGGACCTGAAAGCCGCCACATTGATCGGACACTCAACCGGTGGCGGAGAAGTCGCCCGTTACATCGGACGGCATGGCACCAAACGCATCGTCAAGGCCGTGCTGGTAGGCGCGGTAACGCCGCTGATGCTCAAGACGGACGCCAACCCCGGCGGCCTGCCGATTGAAGTGTTCGACGGAATTCGTACCGGCGTAGCCACCGACCGTTCACAGTTTTTCAAAGACCTCGCTACACCGTTCTACGGCGCCAACAGGCCGGACGCGAAGGTCAGCCAAGGCGTACGCGACGCATTCTGGTTGCAGGGCATGCAGGGCGGCCTTAAAAGCGAGCTCGACTGCATCAAGGCATTTTCCGAGACGGACTTCACTGAGGACCTCAAAAGGTTCGACGTGCCGACCCTGATCATACACGGCGGCGACGATCAGATCGTGCCGATCGACGCCTCGGCTCGCGCCGCGTCGCAACTTATCAAGAACGCGACACTGAAAATATACCCCGGCGCTCCCCACGGCCTTGCCGACACGCATAATGATGAGCTCAATACCGATCTGCTCGCCTTTCTCAAAAGCTAGGGAAAGTGGATATTTACAAGATTATTTGTAACTATTCAGCATAACCCGCTGGAGAGGAAGCGAGGTGAGCCAGGCGAGACCTGCTACGTCCATGGATGGGCGTAGAGAGCTTCCAGGGAAGGACTTGCAGCGTGGTTAATATTCCGCACGCTTCCGCATGTCTCGACTGGCTTGCCTCAACCCGGCCGCTTCGGTCATGACTCTAAAGCACTCGCTGAATACTTACGATTATTTGATCATCAGGAAAACCAACCATGACAACCTCAAACCAGAATATAAGCGCAAAAATTGATATAGGTATTTCCGAAACCGACCGACTGAAGATTGTGCAGGGACTGTCCGGCCTATTGGCCGACAGTTACACGCTCTATCTGATGACCCATAACTTTCACTGGAACGTCAGAGGCCCCATGTTCAATACCCTGCATCTAATGTTCATGGCGCAATATACGGAGCAGTGGAATGCCCTGGACCTCATAGCGGAACGCATCCGCGCGTTGGGATATCCCGCACCCGGCACCTACAAGGAATTCGTCAAGCTTGCTTCGATACAGGAAATCGAAGGCGTGCCAAAGGCATTGGACATGGTTCGTCACTTGGTGGCGGCGCAGGAAGCCACTGCACGTACCGCCCGCAGCCTTTTTCCTGCAGTGAACGACGCCAACGACCAGCCTACCGCCGACCTGCTGACGCAACGATTGGAGATACATGAGAAAACTGCCTGGATGCTGCGCAGTTTGCTGGAAGAGTAAGCACCCGCTCAGAAGAGCGGGACGAGACTTCCTGCCGGGTAAGTGGGAAAAGATTAATGGAAAAGCCGGCCCGAAAGCCGGCTTTTCTGCCGCTACGAAACCTTATAAGCCAAGATCGGTAATAAAGCGGTTGGTGTAACCCAGAGTGGAAACACTGGGCACAGAACTGCAGGTCGAAGAAGCGGTGGATTGGGAGCAAGGAGTATCCCGGTCCAGCGACCAGAAGTGCAAACCGGCCAACTGGTTGCTTATCGCCCATTGCGTCATGCTATCGACATTAGCCAGCGAGAATATCTCGCTGGATACGTCGTTGACGCCTATCATCGGCGTCAGCTCTATCTTGCTGTACGGCGTGCCGTATTTCGCATTCAGGTTCTTCGCCGCCTGGATAGCGCTAAGCCCCATATCGCAAACGCCGTTCGACACCACGCAAACGCTGCTGCCGGGCGCACCGAAATCCATGGCCATCAGGTTGATGGTATAGTTGGTCACGGCATACTGTTGTATCGCCTGCATCACATAATAGCCGGTGACATTCAAATCGCCATACGGGTTAGATGCCGCCGTTCCGTTAGAGGAAGCCAGGGTTGCTATGGTAAAGCTGAAGCGCAGCTTGGGATAAGCCGATTGCACGGCGGCCACCTGCTGTACCAGACTGTTGATCTGCGCCTGGGTTTGTCCTGCTTCTATATCGAAATCGATGCCGACCAGATTTTTCGAGGCATAGCGATTGATAAAAGTAGTCATTCCTGCAGCGCTCGAACAGGTAAATGCACCCGCAGCCCCGCCGGTCGAAACCACGTAGTTGACATTGGCGTTGGCAAATGCCTGCACATTAGCCTGCGCCAGCGCATCAGCGGCTACACCCGCCCAGTTTTCACTACCGCACTCACCGGTCGCAAACGCCCATGTCACAGCAGGCAGCTTGGCCGGTATGACATTCAGTATCGGAGTCAGCGTGCCGGTAATCGCCGTAGACATCACATTGGTATTCCAGTTCAAGGAAGTGCCGATATCCTTGTAAGGGCTGAACAACAGGCCGCTCGCCGTTCCGGTACCGGCCGGAGTAGTCGAACCACTTGAACCTGAGGAAGATGAGCCGCTTCCGGATGAACTGCCGCTGGAAGATGAACCACTGCCGGAAGACGAACCGCTTGATGAACTACCCCCTGCCGCAGCAGCTACCGATGAGGCGAAAACAACCGTCTCGTAAGTACTTCCGCTTGCCGCAGTCTGCAAATCAGCCGGCGTCACGCCGTTGAATCCGCTGGACGTAACGCCGCCCGCAGGCAATGCGGCCGCCCAGGACGCCGGCGTCAAAGTTGTGGTGCCGTCAGCGGCGATATTAACCTGAAAATTCCACGGACCGCTTTGAAACACATTATGAGCCGTCGCGGAATCCGGGAATTTCAAAATAGCCTGCCAGCCGCCGGCCCCCGAGGGTAGACTGCCTGACGACATGTTCTGGACCGCTACCGTACCGCTATACCCGCCGCTCCATGTATTATTGATGGAAAACAGCACTTGCAAAGCTGGAGTTGCGGTTGTTGCAGAACCGCTGCCGGATGATGTCGACGATCCGGAACCGCTGCCGGTTGAACTGCCGTTGGAGCTGGAAGAACTGCTCGAACCGCTGCCGGCAGCTTGCCCTGCTTCGAGATTGGCTATGGTCTGCTGAGACGCTTGCGCCGACAAAACCGAAATCACGCACGGCTGGCCGTTAAAGGTGCAGTTAGCCAAATCCACCGTCGGATTCAACACGCCCGACGCATTGAAACCGATGCTCAGCGCGCTGTTTGCGGCCACCGCGCTCTCCCACGATGGTGAAGTCAGCGTGAAAGTATGAGTGGATGCGTTATAACTTGCGTTTGCATTCCAGAAAGACGACGCCTGAACTTGCTGGCCCAGCCCTGCAGACTGAAATGTCAACGTCCAGCCATTGCTCACGGCTGCAGGCACCCACACAGCCAGAGAGCCGGTATACCCCGCCCACGAATCCGTAGCGCTACCCCATGAAGAAGCCGCGCTAATAATCGCATTTGGCACCGGTGCGGGCAAAGTCGCCGCAAAGGCGGGGAATCCGGCCACACATGAAAATATCAAGGCAGGCAATGCGCCTGTCAGTAATCGCAGCTTGCTTTTCATCTTGAACCTCCGTAAAAATAAAGCGTTAAAAACAATAGATGAATAGACGGCTACCGCCATCCGAGTTTCCGACACCGCGCAGATCGCGGCGGATCGCGCTTTTTCCAAATAGACTCCTGCTTTCTCTGCTGAGTTAAAGCTTTTACAGCTTGTAAAATAAGATGACAGACAACCGTATTAGTTCAATAACAATTTTGTAAGAGGCGTTATTCATCCCATGAATTTACGAGGCGTAGACTTAAACCTGTTAACGGTATTCGAAGCGGCATATGAAGAGCGCAGCCAGATCAAGGCCGCGGAACGAATAGGAATGACCCAGCCCGCCATCAGCAATGCACTGGGCCGCCTCAAGCATATTGCAAAAGATCCTCTTTTTACCGGAAAGTCCAGCGCCGGACTGCAACCGACGCCGCGCGCGGATGAGATTTACGATCAGATACATCAGGCGCTGAACCTTGTCCGAGCCGGGTTGACCAATGATATCGAATTCGAACCAGCAGACAGCCACCGGCATTTTTCGCTGTCGATATGCTATGGCGGCGGCTCGGTGATAGGACCCGCGCTGTACCGGAACGTCAACCGCGAAGCGCCGAACGCGCGTTTATCGATCTATTCGATCGACCCGGAAAAAGAAGCGACGGCGATGCTGCGCGACCACAGTCTGGACATCCTGGTGCATTACAACAAGTACGCCGATCCGGGCTTGATGCACGAGCTGATCTATCAGCACCAGCCTGTCATCATTGCGCGACGTGAGCATCCGCGCATAGGCGAGATGTTCACGCCCGAACAGGCGCTACAGGAACGTTTTGCGATAGTTTTCGGACATTTCCCCACTCTTAGCGTTATTTCCGAACAGGAAAACTGGTTCGATCAGGTCTACGACAGAATCGCACTGCAGGTTCCCAATGTCATGGTTTTGCTATTGGCTGTAGCGCAAACCGATCTGCTGGCGCTCACGACGCAGCAAATCGCGCACACGTTCAAAAATCTATTCGATATCAAATGCTATCCCGTACCCTGGCAGATCGAGAGAGTCCCGCTTTACATGATCTGGCACCGCTCGGCCCAGGCGGACCCGGCCCATAGATGGCTGAGGGAAAAAGTGAAGGAAAGCATACGGCACACCTGGATACCTCCTATCGATCAACGCGAGTACATAACGCAGGAATGGATTTTCAGGCATGATACGTTTACCCAGCAACGGCATGTTCAATGAAACGGCCCGCATGCCTTGTCGCTTTATATGCACTGCTCATGTTATCGATGCCGGTCTTTGCCGAGGCCGGCGAGGAAGATAATATCAGCGAGGAAGTGCAATGCCGGCGCATGGATCGCCGGAGCGACGATTACCGATTGGAAGAAATCGGCCACGTCGGCGTATACGGCAATCAGCAGGCCGCGCAGAATTGCAATCAAGCGTTCCCTGACTGCGGCTACCGGTGCGTCGCCTGTATATACAATTATCAACACGATGGAGAGGTCTGCGAAGACCGAAGCGGCAACCGTTTCCTGAACTGAGTTGCCGTCTTGCTCATTTTATGGGCTCCTGCAGGAATAAGGCTTAATTTAGGAGC of Candidatus Methylospira mobilis contains these proteins:
- a CDS encoding contractile injection system protein, VgrG/Pvc8 family, with protein sequence MPYICQYQESYLGFITRWAERLGIYWWYQAENISGGICKKIVFSDVNTAHTAHTWELQYQPDLGCRPRLKKPSSGTDA
- a CDS encoding AraC family transcriptional regulator; this translates as MKTKAKKLSALPFGDRNSLSGLSLDSAAESISLGFSGDYDIAPLSAEIHHKTTAINIGEMHILAGALTPFLVKGDRLPFTSLGIPTSGQCCVTANKRKYYQRTGHTAFLLSSGRSETVTGDGYAGVYFDVQKSRLEHTLRAMTGLESTRKFVNSAHEQDREVPLRAAGISFDKLLRSYFAQIDLLQDQPQALALLGLDDTLYRTFAMMLLPELFLIDNSKSNKKVDQRNLEQVCNYIQANLDKPLALSELEHISGLSARSLQYGFQRRFGCTPTQWIREQRLTLAHNRLKLATSCDRVTGIALSCGFTHMGVFGRDYYVRFGERPSETLARAQNC
- a CDS encoding thiamine pyrophosphate-binding protein is translated as MSSFSIIARKLLLESAEIAQAQKPRVVDLLVVYLNKPASITSLRRCAIGSLCNALAKSVCNGGIPLLVRREAGTAFMADGHASESGKIGCCCSTCGPKAANLFITL
- a CDS encoding catalase — translated: MSDEKKLTTNAGCPVAHNQNIMTAGPRGPQLLQDVWFLEKLAHFDREVIPERRMHAKGSGAYGAFTVTHDISQYTRARIFSQIGKKTDLFARFTTVAGERGAADAERDIRGFSVKFYTEEGNWDLVGNNTPVFFLRDPLKFPDLNHAVKRDPRTNMRSAKNNWDFWTSLPEALHQVTIVMSDRGIPASYRHMHGFGSHTFSFLNARNERHWVKFHLKSQQGIRNLTDAEAEALIGKDRESHQRDLFESIEQGDFPRWTLYVQIMPEKDASKAPYHPFDLTKIWPHKDYPLIEVGVMELNRNPENFFAEVEQSAFNPANIVPGIGFSPDKMLQGRLFAYGDAQRYRLGVNHHLIPVNAPRCPAHSYHRDGAMRVDGNHGGTLGYEPNSYGEWREQPDFAEPPMALEGTADHWNHREDSDYYAQPGALFRLMTPSQQQVLFENTARSIGDAPREIQFRHIGNCQKADPTYGKGVADALGIALSEISA
- a CDS encoding IS30 family transposase, whose protein sequence is MEKKYNHLSAEDRAAIMLMKSDGHSLRAMALRLQRSPSTISRELLRNPVKSGSYCAGTAGIRARQLRHMARKPRKLLPDSLLFGVVDYFLHEGWSPEQISGTLKRVYAEQGALTVSHETIYTALYAFPRGELRSELLSCLRQSHTGRRPRARGTDRRGQIPDMNSLHVRPPEIEDRLVPGHWEGDLIKGSGNRSSVGTLVERSSRLVMLAAMTSGTAEAALEGFSNALNRVHEPMRKTMTYDQGKEMSCHKTLSERAGITIYFADPHSPWQRGSNENTNGLLRQYLPKGTDLSTYSQEQLDEIAYRLNTRPRKILGFRTPLEVYAEFLHNCQKDEAMCESTTVALGI
- a CDS encoding serine hydrolase — protein: MEFETALITGILAMASTPAANASRGDFQIVYQGRTVDDLVINYMQRNHIPGLSLAIVQAPYIPRVVAYGLADTSAKTLISSNTVFNVGQITNAYTAVAVMQLKEEGKLGLEDPVTKYLPNASKEWNSIKIRHLLTHSSGLPSYNEASGFDYSQDYNLDSIIDMVKKIPARFKAGHDTYNSATDFYLLGAIIEKSSGVSYQEYITKNQIERAGLKYTFFPSSLESVKNELHNGSQPFLHAEFKQNPVFINPAEPAVGYRDANNGWTAVKPNKQSATFADSGIMASAQDISIWDIALAGEILVKNPENREFLYRSVKLDNGKISPGNAGWQFPGHPGLMYIKGNIPGFSTFLSRFTAPTELLCVTLLANKDNIRDLDVLARQIAGAYDQKLAAPAGSAWVVSRESPYTVNETLDRVSKVLEAKGAKVFARIDHGANAAGAGKAMKPKQVLIVGNPAVGTDLIIAKPTVAIDLPLRIMAWEDDTGQVWASFTDPVELGKQYHIEGQEQVLNNMYQAVYAAVDKATTAY
- a CDS encoding alpha/beta fold hydrolase codes for the protein MGTLNTIITKDGTEIYYKDWGSGQPVVFSHGWPLNADAWEKQMVYLASNGYRCIAHDRRGHGRSSQSWKGNEMDTYADDLSELIEVLDLKAATLIGHSTGGGEVARYIGRHGTKRIVKAVLVGAVTPLMLKTDANPGGLPIEVFDGIRTGVATDRSQFFKDLATPFYGANRPDAKVSQGVRDAFWLQGMQGGLKSELDCIKAFSETDFTEDLKRFDVPTLIIHGGDDQIVPIDASARAASQLIKNATLKIYPGAPHGLADTHNDELNTDLLAFLKS
- a CDS encoding Dps family protein encodes the protein MTTSNQNISAKIDIGISETDRLKIVQGLSGLLADSYTLYLMTHNFHWNVRGPMFNTLHLMFMAQYTEQWNALDLIAERIRALGYPAPGTYKEFVKLASIQEIEGVPKALDMVRHLVAAQEATARTARSLFPAVNDANDQPTADLLTQRLEIHEKTAWMLRSLLEE
- a CDS encoding cellulose binding domain-containing protein → MKSKLRLLTGALPALIFSCVAGFPAFAATLPAPVPNAIISAASSWGSATDSWAGYTGSLAVWVPAAVSNGWTLTFQSAGLGQQVQASSFWNANASYNASTHTFTLTSPSWESAVAANSALSIGFNASGVLNPTVDLANCTFNGQPCVISVLSAQASQQTIANLEAGQAAGSGSSSSSSSNGSSTGSGSGSSTSSGSGSATTATPALQVLFSINNTWSGGYSGTVAVQNMSSGSLPSGAGGWQAILKFPDSATAHNVFQSGPWNFQVNIAADGTTTLTPASWAAALPAGGVTSSGFNGVTPADLQTAASGSTYETVVFASSVAAAAGGSSSSGSSSGSGSSSSGSSSGSGSSSSGSSGSTTPAGTGTASGLLFSPYKDIGTSLNWNTNVMSTAITGTLTPILNVIPAKLPAVTWAFATGECGSENWAGVAADALAQANVQAFANANVNYVVSTGGAAGAFTCSSAAGMTTFINRYASKNLVGIDFDIEAGQTQAQINSLVQQVAAVQSAYPKLRFSFTIATLASSNGTAASNPYGDLNVTGYYVMQAIQQYAVTNYTINLMAMDFGAPGSSVCVVSNGVCDMGLSAIQAAKNLNAKYGTPYSKIELTPMIGVNDVSSEIFSLANVDSMTQWAISNQLAGLHFWSLDRDTPCSQSTASSTCSSVPSVSTLGYTNRFITDLGL